The Camelina sativa cultivar DH55 chromosome 14, Cs, whole genome shotgun sequence genome includes a window with the following:
- the LOC104741109 gene encoding uncharacterized protein LOC104741109, giving the protein MASRTFIFMLFLFLVFSLHMDEALAAQTEIRKLKETINMRRNLEGNEHRSSKMNVGPSTTKRCQGRKSLKNMATTYRPNHGQFNPLTVQGGYSSSVCKSCPSFSALCYTARCVITKRCQGFRGSPMECTTTEECTRISGP; this is encoded by the exons ATGGCATCTCGGACATTTATTTTCATGCTATTTCTTTTCCTCGTGTTTTCGCTTCATATGGACGAAGCTCTTGCTGCTCAAACTGAAATCCGCAAACtca AAGAGACGATCAATATGAGGAGAAATTTGGAAGGCAATGAACACAGAAGTTCCAAAATGAATGTCGGACCGAGCACAACGAAACGTTGCCAGGGACGGAAAAGTTTGAAAAACATGGCGACCACTTATCGTCCTAATCATGGCCAGTTCAATCCTCTTACAGTTCAAGGAGGATACTCGTCCTCCGTCTGTAAAAGCTGCCCCTCGTTCTCTGCCTTATGTTATACTGCTCGTTGCGTCATCACCAAACGCTGCCAAGGGTTCCGAGGGTCACCAATGGAGTGCACCACCACCGAAGAGTGTACACGTATATCTGGCCCTTAA
- the LOC104741110 gene encoding formin-like protein 4, producing the protein MAAMLMQPWLPNLTLILFSLILFFPNLSFSQSDSPQNIETFFPNDTISAPTPSPAPSPPSPPTSSSSADRGKITRAVLITAASTFLVAAVFFFFLHKCVIARRRRRNRVGGVENTLPPPIPPSAETTLAREGFTRFGGNVKGLILDENGLDVLYWRKSQSQRNNKIGSFKKEIVHGNDGGEDDEEKNVIYSKNKKKSEVPLLRGRSSTSQSVVHNDNYKNTTTTTHPPPPPPHVKTESFKITKSDPSPPPPPPPIPVKQSAPPPPPPTPKNGPSPPPPPPLKKTAALSSSVSKPPPAPRGSSSSGEGSNGQVKLKPLHWDKVNPDSDHSMVWDKIDRGSFSFDGDLMEALFGYVAVKKSPDNGGDKKPNSTLPTQIFILDPRKSQNTAIVLKSLGMTRDELVESLMEGHDFHPDTLERLSRIAPTKEEQLEILQFDGDMKMLADAESFLFHLLKAVPCAFTRLNALLFRANYYPEISNYNKSLETLDLACTELRSRGLFVKLLEAILKSGNRMNQGTARGDAQAFNLTALLKLSDVKSVDGKTTLLNFVVEEVVRSEGKRCVVNRRSNRSFSRSSSSSSSISEVISKEEQEKEYLRLGLPVVGGLSAEFSNVKKAAAIDYDTVAATCLALMSRAKDARRVLAQSEGDKKGERFVKKMNEFLDSVEEELKLARDEEKKVMELVKKTTEYYQAGAVKGKNPLHLFVIVRDFLAMVDKVCVEISRNLQRRTTMGSPQQRNAVKFPVLPPNFMSDRSKSDSGGSDSDM; encoded by the exons ATGGCTGCCATGTTGATGCAGCCATGGCTTCCTAATCTAACCCTAATTTTGTTCTCCTTAATCCTCTTTTTCCCTAACCTATCCTTTTCTCAATCCGACTCTCCTCAAAACATCGAAACATTTTTCCCAAATGACACAATCTCCGCTCCAACTCCATCTCCGGCTCCGTCTCCGCCGTCACCAccaacatcttcctcttcagcaGACAGAGGTAAGATCACGAGGGCTGTGCTTATAACCGCGGCTAGTACTTTTCTTGTAGCAgctgtgttcttcttcttcctccataaGTGCGTCATCGCACGGCGGCGAAGAAGGAACAGAGTCGGTGGAGTCGAGAACACGCTTCCTCCGCCGATACCTCCGTCGGCGGAAACGACCTTAGCTCGCGAAGGGTTTACACGATTCGGCGGAAACGTAAAGGGTTTGATCCTTGACGAGAATGGTCTCGATGTGTTGTATTGGAGAAAGTCTCAGAGTCAGAGGAACAATAAAATTGGAAGCTTTAAGAAAGAGATCGTTCACGGCAACGACGGCGGCGAAGACGACGAAGAGAAGAATGTGATTTAttcaaagaacaagaagaaatcgGAGGTTCCTCTTCTCAGAGGAAGATCATCGACTTCTCAAAGTGTAGTTCACAACGATAATTACAagaacaccaccaccaccactcatcctcctcctcctcctcctcatgtCAAGACTGAGTCTTTCAAAATTACCAAATCAGATCCGTcaccaccgccaccgccaccgccaATTCCGGTTAAGCAGAGTgctccaccacctcctcctcctacgCCTAAGAATGGTCCATCTCCGCCGCCACCTCCGCCGTTGAAAAAGACTGCGGCTTTGTCTTCATCAGTTTCAAAACCACCACCAGCTCCTAGAGGATCATCATCTTCAGGGGAAGGATCAAATGGTCAGGTAAAGCTCAAGCCTTTACATTGGGATAAAGTCAACCCTGACTCTGATCATTCCATGGTTTGGGACAAAATCGATCGTGGCTCATTCAG TTTCGATGGCGATTTAATGGAGGCTCTCTTCGGATACGTGGCGGTGAAGAAATCTCCAGACAACGGCGGCGATAAGAAACCTAACTCAACCTTACCGACGCAGATTTTTATACTTGACCCGAGAAAATCTCAGAACACAGCGATCGTGCTCAAATCCTTAGGTATGACTCGTGATGAGCTTGTGGAATCGTTAATGGAAGGTCACGATTTCCATCCAGACACACTCGAGAGGCTCTCAAGAATAGCTCCGACGAAAGAAGAACAGTTAGAGATTCTTCAATTCGACGGTGACATGAAAATGCTAGCCGACGCTGAGTCGTTCTTGTTTCATCTTCTAAAGGCTGTGCCTTGTGCCTTCACTCGTCTTAACGCGTTGCTCTTTAGAGCTAATTACTATCCAGAGATATCAAACTATAACAAGTCACTTGAGACGCTGGACTTAGCTTGCACAGAGCTTAGATCACGTGGCTTGTTCGTGAAGCTTCTTGAAGCGATATTGAAATCTGGCAACAGAATGAATCAGGGAACAGCTAGAGGAGATGCTCAAGCTTTTAACCTCACCGCGCTTTTGAAACTTTCCGATGTGAAGAGTGTTGATGGGAAGACGACTTTGCTTAACTTTGTTGTGGAAGAAGTGGTTAGGTCCGAAGGGAAGCGATGCGTGGTTAACCGAAGGAGTAACCGTAGCTTTAGCCGTAGCAGTAGCAGTAGCAGTTCGATTTCCGAGGTTATATCCAAGGAAGAGCAAGAGAAGGAGTATTTAAGACTCGGTTTGCCTGTTGTTGGAGGGTTAAGCGCTGAGTTCTCCAATGTTAAGAAAGCTGCAGCTATAGACTATGACACGGTTGCTGCAACTTGCTTGGCTCTTATGTCTAGAGCGAAAGATGCTAGACGAGTGTTAGCGCAGAGCGAAGGAGATAAGAAAGGAGAGAGgtttgtgaagaagatgaatgagTTTCTTGATTCTGTTGAGGAAGAACTGAAGTTAGCtagagatgaagagaagaaagtgatGGAGCTTGTGAAGAAAACAACAGAGTATTACCAAGCAGGAGCTGTGAAAGGAAAGAATCCActtcatttgtttgttattgttagGGATTTTCTCGCTATGGTTGATAAAGTATGTGTAGAGATCTCAAGAAATTTGCAGAGGAGGACTACAATGGGGAGTCCACAGCAGAGGAACGCGGTGAAGTTCCCGGTTTTGCCTCCGAATTTCATGTCCGATAGATCTAAAAGTGATTCTGGTGGATCAGATTCCGATATGTGA
- the LOC104741111 gene encoding protein WVD2-like 7 isoform X2: MGDMEVGVATIDDKGFYGLREETPVKAVSSSNPSLQVSVSFGRFENDSLSWEKFSAFSPNKYLEEVGKCATPGSVAQKKAYFEAHYKKIAERKAEIMDQEKQMDKNGSFRSIVSDQESVEHENGESVAESEVDDGSNEQFTCDEDKHVTDIAVEVNELSVDEVVNEDTVIVKKCQSSVDHVKEDVKDCVESPVLEKAEEIAFVEERPEVVIHVQEEPDEVSQVEDVSETGVREEVREEIVISKDDGKDSNETPMKEVKKEKKPNLIKKSDANVRTNPTRSSPKPNQVTRKPEANKTVTSRKTPPSKEIRNMMKATKIPAAPISKAPQGFSTPRVYKPASQNTSLSTSYSSLKKETPSALLKKKQTAPKSLHISMNLDPPASDPTALTSTRKSLIMERMGDKDIVKRAFKTFQKSFDFKNSVDGENTALKQNNAKATSIPSVATRPKEKGRPTKASIMEKSSGTTAHRSPSHGLKSNETAEKQQKELSKSGARPVEKTRLQKNPKAGVNDAKTRRDSLNPKAKPMQGSLPVRTLPKGSLDKVL, from the exons ATGGGTGATATGGAAGTTGGTGTTGCCACTATTGACGATAAG GGATTCTATGGCTTGAGGGAGGAGACACCGGTAAAGGCAGTGTCTTCATCGAACCCGAGCCTACAAGTGTCGGTTTCATTTGGCAGGTTTGAGAATGATTCACTTTCATGGGAGAAGTTCTCAGCTTTCTCTCCAAACAAGTACTTGGAGGAAGTTGGCAAGTGTGCAACTCCAGGATCAGTAGCTCAAAAGAAGGCTTATTTTGAAGCTCATTACAAGAAGATAGCTGAGAGGAAAGCTGAGATCATGGATCAGGAGAAGCAAATGGACAAGAACGGATCTTTTAGATCGATCGTTTCAGATCAGGAGAGTGTGGAACACGAAAACGGCGAGTCGGTGGCAGAGTCTGAGGTTGATGATGGATCTAATGAGCAGTTCACTTGTGATGAAGATAAGCATGTGACTGACATTGCTGTTGAAGTGAATGAATTGAGTGTTGATGAGGTTGTTAATGAAGATACTGTCATTGTCAAGAAATGTCAAAGCTCGGTTGATCATGTGAAAGAAGATGTCAAGGACTGTGTGGAGAGTCCAGTATTGGAGAAAGCAGAAGAGATTGCTTTTGTGGAGGAGAGACCGGAAGTGGTGATCCATGTGCAGGAGGAACCAGATGAGGTTTCACAAGTTGAGGATGTTTCAGAGACAGGAGTAAGAGAAGAAGTGAGAGAGGAAATAGTAATATCAAAAGATGATGGTAAGGATTCAAATGAAACGCCAATGAAGGaggtgaagaaagagaagaagcctAATCTAATTAAGAAGAGTGATGCAAATGTGCGGACTAATCCTACAAGAAGCTCTCCCAAG CCTAATCAGGTGACGAGAAAACCGGAAGCTAACAAGACTGTAACAAGTAGGAAAACTCCACCAAGCAAGGAGATCAGAAACATGATGAAGGCAACAAAGATACCAGCAGCACCAATCTCAAAAGCCCCACAAGGGTTTTCAACTCCAAGAGTGTACAAGCCAGCTTCACAAAACACTTCATTGTCTACATCCTACTCTTCGTTAAAGAAGGAAACTCCATCAGCTTtactgaaaaagaaacaaaccgcTCCAAAGTCATTGCATATCTCTATGAATCTTGATCCACCTGCTTCCGATCCTACTGCTCTTACAAGCACTAGAAAGTCACTGATTATGGAGCGAATGGGTGATAAAGACATTGTGAAACGTGcttttaaaacatttcaaaaGAGTTTTGACTTCAAAAATTCTGTCGACGGTGAAAACACGGCTCTTAAGCAG AATAATGCAAAGGCAACTAGTATTCCATCAGTAGCTACTCGGCCGAAGGAAAAGGGCAG GCCTACAAAAGCAAGTATCATGGAGAAGAGTAGTGGTACTACTGCCCATCGTTCTCCATCTCATGGACTTAAAAGCAATGAGACCGCTGAGAAACAACAAAAGGAG CTTTCCAAGTCTGGTGCAAGACCTGTAGAGAAGACACGCTTGCAGAAGAACCCAAag GCAGGAGTGAATGATGCCAAAACCAGGAGAGACTCTCTTAATCCGAAAGCAAAACCCATGCAGGGTTCTCTTCCTGTGCGGACCTTACCAAAAGGCTCTTTAGACAAGGTGTTATGA
- the LOC104741111 gene encoding protein WVD2-like 7 isoform X1, translated as MGDMEVGVATIDDKGFYGLREETPVKAVSSSNPSLQVSVSFGRFENDSLSWEKFSAFSPNKYLEEVGKCATPGSVAQKKAYFEAHYKKIAERKAEIMDQEKQMDKNGSFRSIVSDQESVEHENGESVAESEVDDGSNEQFTCDEDKHVTDIAVEVNELSVDEVVNEDTVIVKKCQSSVDHVKEDVKDCVESPVLEKAEEIAFVEERPEVVIHVQEEPDEVSQVEDVSETGVREEVREEIVISKDDGKDSNETPMKEVKKEKKPNLIKKSDANVRTNPTRSSPKPNQVTRKPEANKTVTSRKTPPSKEIRNMMKATKIPAAPISKAPQGFSTPRVYKPASQNTSLSTSYSSLKKETPSALLKKKQTAPKSLHISMNLDPPASDPTALTSTRKSLIMERMGDKDIVKRAFKTFQKSFDFKNSVDGENTALKQNNAKATSIPSVATRPKEKGRPTKASIMEKSSGTTAHRSPSHGLKSNETAEKQQKELSKSGARPVEKTRLQKNPKQAGVNDAKTRRDSLNPKAKPMQGSLPVRTLPKGSLDKVL; from the exons ATGGGTGATATGGAAGTTGGTGTTGCCACTATTGACGATAAG GGATTCTATGGCTTGAGGGAGGAGACACCGGTAAAGGCAGTGTCTTCATCGAACCCGAGCCTACAAGTGTCGGTTTCATTTGGCAGGTTTGAGAATGATTCACTTTCATGGGAGAAGTTCTCAGCTTTCTCTCCAAACAAGTACTTGGAGGAAGTTGGCAAGTGTGCAACTCCAGGATCAGTAGCTCAAAAGAAGGCTTATTTTGAAGCTCATTACAAGAAGATAGCTGAGAGGAAAGCTGAGATCATGGATCAGGAGAAGCAAATGGACAAGAACGGATCTTTTAGATCGATCGTTTCAGATCAGGAGAGTGTGGAACACGAAAACGGCGAGTCGGTGGCAGAGTCTGAGGTTGATGATGGATCTAATGAGCAGTTCACTTGTGATGAAGATAAGCATGTGACTGACATTGCTGTTGAAGTGAATGAATTGAGTGTTGATGAGGTTGTTAATGAAGATACTGTCATTGTCAAGAAATGTCAAAGCTCGGTTGATCATGTGAAAGAAGATGTCAAGGACTGTGTGGAGAGTCCAGTATTGGAGAAAGCAGAAGAGATTGCTTTTGTGGAGGAGAGACCGGAAGTGGTGATCCATGTGCAGGAGGAACCAGATGAGGTTTCACAAGTTGAGGATGTTTCAGAGACAGGAGTAAGAGAAGAAGTGAGAGAGGAAATAGTAATATCAAAAGATGATGGTAAGGATTCAAATGAAACGCCAATGAAGGaggtgaagaaagagaagaagcctAATCTAATTAAGAAGAGTGATGCAAATGTGCGGACTAATCCTACAAGAAGCTCTCCCAAG CCTAATCAGGTGACGAGAAAACCGGAAGCTAACAAGACTGTAACAAGTAGGAAAACTCCACCAAGCAAGGAGATCAGAAACATGATGAAGGCAACAAAGATACCAGCAGCACCAATCTCAAAAGCCCCACAAGGGTTTTCAACTCCAAGAGTGTACAAGCCAGCTTCACAAAACACTTCATTGTCTACATCCTACTCTTCGTTAAAGAAGGAAACTCCATCAGCTTtactgaaaaagaaacaaaccgcTCCAAAGTCATTGCATATCTCTATGAATCTTGATCCACCTGCTTCCGATCCTACTGCTCTTACAAGCACTAGAAAGTCACTGATTATGGAGCGAATGGGTGATAAAGACATTGTGAAACGTGcttttaaaacatttcaaaaGAGTTTTGACTTCAAAAATTCTGTCGACGGTGAAAACACGGCTCTTAAGCAG AATAATGCAAAGGCAACTAGTATTCCATCAGTAGCTACTCGGCCGAAGGAAAAGGGCAG GCCTACAAAAGCAAGTATCATGGAGAAGAGTAGTGGTACTACTGCCCATCGTTCTCCATCTCATGGACTTAAAAGCAATGAGACCGCTGAGAAACAACAAAAGGAG CTTTCCAAGTCTGGTGCAAGACCTGTAGAGAAGACACGCTTGCAGAAGAACCCAAag CAGGCAGGAGTGAATGATGCCAAAACCAGGAGAGACTCTCTTAATCCGAAAGCAAAACCCATGCAGGGTTCTCTTCCTGTGCGGACCTTACCAAAAGGCTCTTTAGACAAGGTGTTATGA
- the LOC104741111 gene encoding protein WVD2-like 7 isoform X3, whose amino-acid sequence MGDMEVGVATIDDKGFYGLREETPVKAVSSSNPSLQVSVSFGRFENDSLSWEKFSAFSPNKYLEEVGKCATPGSVAQKKAYFEAHYKKIAERKAEIMDQEKQMDKNGSFRSIVSDQESVEHENGESVAESEVDDGSNEQFTCDEDKHVTDIAVEVNELSVDEVVNEDTVIVKKCQSSVDHVKEDVKDCVESPVLEKAEEIAFVEERPEVVIHVQEEPDEVSQVEDVSETGVREEVREEIVISKDDGKDSNETPMKEVKKEKKPNLIKKSDANVRTNPTRSSPKPNQVTRKPEANKTVTSRKTPPSKEIRNMMKATKIPAAPISKAPQGFSTPRVYKPASQNTSLSTSYSSLKKETPSALLKKKQTAPKSLHISMNLDPPASDPTALTSTRKSLIMERMGDKDIVKRAFKTFQKSFDFKNSVDGENTALKQNNAKATSIPSVATRPKEKGRPTKASIMEKSSGTTAHRSPSHGLKSNETAEKQQKELSKSGARPVEKTRLQKNPKE is encoded by the exons ATGGGTGATATGGAAGTTGGTGTTGCCACTATTGACGATAAG GGATTCTATGGCTTGAGGGAGGAGACACCGGTAAAGGCAGTGTCTTCATCGAACCCGAGCCTACAAGTGTCGGTTTCATTTGGCAGGTTTGAGAATGATTCACTTTCATGGGAGAAGTTCTCAGCTTTCTCTCCAAACAAGTACTTGGAGGAAGTTGGCAAGTGTGCAACTCCAGGATCAGTAGCTCAAAAGAAGGCTTATTTTGAAGCTCATTACAAGAAGATAGCTGAGAGGAAAGCTGAGATCATGGATCAGGAGAAGCAAATGGACAAGAACGGATCTTTTAGATCGATCGTTTCAGATCAGGAGAGTGTGGAACACGAAAACGGCGAGTCGGTGGCAGAGTCTGAGGTTGATGATGGATCTAATGAGCAGTTCACTTGTGATGAAGATAAGCATGTGACTGACATTGCTGTTGAAGTGAATGAATTGAGTGTTGATGAGGTTGTTAATGAAGATACTGTCATTGTCAAGAAATGTCAAAGCTCGGTTGATCATGTGAAAGAAGATGTCAAGGACTGTGTGGAGAGTCCAGTATTGGAGAAAGCAGAAGAGATTGCTTTTGTGGAGGAGAGACCGGAAGTGGTGATCCATGTGCAGGAGGAACCAGATGAGGTTTCACAAGTTGAGGATGTTTCAGAGACAGGAGTAAGAGAAGAAGTGAGAGAGGAAATAGTAATATCAAAAGATGATGGTAAGGATTCAAATGAAACGCCAATGAAGGaggtgaagaaagagaagaagcctAATCTAATTAAGAAGAGTGATGCAAATGTGCGGACTAATCCTACAAGAAGCTCTCCCAAG CCTAATCAGGTGACGAGAAAACCGGAAGCTAACAAGACTGTAACAAGTAGGAAAACTCCACCAAGCAAGGAGATCAGAAACATGATGAAGGCAACAAAGATACCAGCAGCACCAATCTCAAAAGCCCCACAAGGGTTTTCAACTCCAAGAGTGTACAAGCCAGCTTCACAAAACACTTCATTGTCTACATCCTACTCTTCGTTAAAGAAGGAAACTCCATCAGCTTtactgaaaaagaaacaaaccgcTCCAAAGTCATTGCATATCTCTATGAATCTTGATCCACCTGCTTCCGATCCTACTGCTCTTACAAGCACTAGAAAGTCACTGATTATGGAGCGAATGGGTGATAAAGACATTGTGAAACGTGcttttaaaacatttcaaaaGAGTTTTGACTTCAAAAATTCTGTCGACGGTGAAAACACGGCTCTTAAGCAG AATAATGCAAAGGCAACTAGTATTCCATCAGTAGCTACTCGGCCGAAGGAAAAGGGCAG GCCTACAAAAGCAAGTATCATGGAGAAGAGTAGTGGTACTACTGCCCATCGTTCTCCATCTCATGGACTTAAAAGCAATGAGACCGCTGAGAAACAACAAAAGGAG CTTTCCAAGTCTGGTGCAAGACCTGTAGAGAAGACACGCTTGCAGAAGAACCCAAag GAGTGA
- the LOC104741112 gene encoding probable galacturonosyltransferase-like 8: protein MPTRFSLNAFLFLTVFCLIVLLPFAVGIRLIPVRITTVGGGGDGGRGGGGGINDGFSKLGPFMEAPEYRNGKECASSSVNRDNFVSSSSSSNDPSLVHVAMTLDSEYLRGSIAAVHSVLRHASCPENVFFHFIAAEFDSASPRVLSQLVRSTFPSLSFKVYIFREDTVINLISSSIRQALENPLNYARNYLGDILDRSVERVIYLDSDVITVDDITKLWNTVLTGSRVIGAPEYCHANFTHYFTSGFWSDPALPGLISGEKPCYFNTGVMVMDLVRWRQGNYREKLEQWMQLQKKKRIYDLGSLPPFLLVFAGNVEAIDHRWNQHGLGGDNIRGSCRSLHPGPVSLLHWSGKGKPWVRLDEKRACPLDHLWEPYDLYKHKIERAKDQSLLLGFASLSELTDDSSFL, encoded by the coding sequence ATGCCGACGCGTTTTTCTTTAAACGCGTTCTTGTTCTTGACGGTGTTCTGTTTGATTGTTCTGTTACCGTTCGCCGTTGGAATACGGTTGATTCCGGTGAGGATAACGACcgtcggtggtggtggtgacggcggaagaggaggaggaggaggtatTAATGATGGGTTTAGTAAACTTGGTCCGTTCATGGAAGCTCCAGAGTACAGAAACGGCAAGGAGTGTGCGTCGTCTTCTGTGAACAGAGACAACTTCgtgtcgtcttcttcttcttctaatgatCCTTCGCTTGTTCACGTAGCTATGACTTTGGACTCTGAGTATCTCCGTGGATCGATCGCGGCCGTCCATTCCGTTCTCCGCCACGCGTCTTGTCCCGAGAACgtcttcttccacttcatcgCGGCTGAGTTTGACTCGGCGAGTCCTCGTGTTCTGAGTCAACTCGTGAGGTCGACGTTCCCGTCGCTCAGCTTTAAAGTCTACATTTTTAGGGAAGACACGGTGATCAACCTCATCTCTTCTTCGATTAGACAAGCTTTGGAGAATCCGTTGAACTACGCTCGGAACTATCTCGGAGATATTCTTGATCGGAGCGTGGAACGAGTCATCTATCTTGACTCGGATGTTATAACCGTCGATGATATCACCAAGCTTTGGAACACGGTTTTGACCGGGTCGCGGGTCATCGGAGCTCCGGAGTATTGTCACGCCAACTTCACTCACTACTTCACTTCCGGGTTCTGGTCGGACCCGGCTTTACCGGGTCTAATCTCGGGTGAAAAGCCTTGCTACTTCAACACTGGAGTGATGGTGATGGATCTTGTTAGGTGGAGGCAAGGGAACTACAGAGAGAAGCTAGAGCAGTGGATGcagttgcagaagaagaagagaatctacGATCTTGGATCTTTACCACCGTTTCTTTTGGTCTTTGCGGGTAATGTGGAAGCCATTGACCATAGATGGAACCAGCATGGTTTAGGAGGGGACAACATACGAGGAAGCTGTCGGTCTTTGCATCCTGGTCCTGTGAGCTTGTTGCATTGGAGTGGTAAAGGGAAACCATGGGTGAGACTTGATGAGAAGAGGGCTTGTCCGTTGGATCATCTTTGGGAGCCGTATGATTTGTATAAGCATAAGATTGAGAGAGCTAAGGATCAGTCTCTGCTGCTTGGGTTTGCTTCTTTGTCGGAGTTGACTGATGATTCAAGCTTTTTGTGA
- the LOC104741113 gene encoding pyruvate dehydrogenase E1 component subunit alpha-2, mitochondrial, with protein MALSRLSSRSNTFLKPAITALHSPIRRHVSTDTSPITIETAVPFTSHLCESPSRSVETSSEEILAFFRDMAQMRRMEIAADSLYKAKLIRGFCHLYDGQEALAVGMEAAITKKDAIITSYRDHCTFIGRGGKLVDAFSELMGRKTGCSHGKGGSMHFYKKDASFYGGHGIVGAQIPLGCGLAFAQKYNKDEAVTFVLYGDGAANQGQLFEALNIAALWDLPAILVCENNHYGMGTATWRSAKSPAYFKRGDYVPGLKVDGMDALAVKQACKFAKEHALKNGPIILEMDTYRYHGHSMSDPGSTYRTRDEISGVRQVRDPIERVRKLLLSHDIATEKELKDMEKEIRKEVDDAVAQAKESPVPDSSELFTNMYVKDCGVESFGADRKDLKVTLP; from the exons ATGGCGCTATCACGACTCTCTTCACGATCCAACACTTTCCTGAAGCCGGCGATCACCGCCTTACACTCTCCCATTCGCCGTCATGTTTCCACAGACACATCACCGATCACAATCGAAACCGCCGTCCCTTTCACTTCCCATCTATGTGAGTCGCCGTCACGCTCCGTCGAGACTTCATCGGAGGAGATCCTAGCTTTCTTCCGCGACATGGCTCAGATGAGGAGGATGGAGATCGCAGCAGATTCTCTCTACAAAGCCAAGCTGATCCGTGGGTTCTGCCATTTGTACGACGGTCAAGAGGCTTTAGCGGTGGGGATGGAAGCGGCGATTACCAAAAAAGACGCGATTATCACATCGTATAGAGATCACTGTACTTTCATAGGTCGTGGTGGGAAGCTTGTTGATGCCTTCTCAGAGCTTATGGGGAGAAAAACTGGTTGCTCTCATGGTAAAGGAGGATCTATGCATTTCTATAAGAAAGATGCTTCCTTTTACGGTGGGCATGGGATCGTTGGTGCTCAGATTCCTTTGGGATGTGGTTTGGCTTTTGCTCAGAAGTATAATAAGGATGAGGCTGTGACTTTTGTCTTGTATGGTGATGGTGCTGCCAACCAAGGACAGTTGTTTGAGGCTTTGAATATTGCGGCTTTGTGGGACTTGCCTGCGATTCTTGTTTGCGAGAATAATCatt ATGGAATGGGAACGGCTACGTGGAGGTCAGCTAAGTCTCCGGCTTATTTCAAGCGTGGAGATTATGTTCCTGGCTTGAAG GTGGATGGTATGGATGCACTAGCTGTGAAACAGGCGTGTAAGTTTGCTAAGGAGCATGCGCTCAAGAATGGACCCATT ATCCTTGAGATGGACACCTACAGATACCACGGTCACTCTATGTCTGACCCAGGAAGCACCTACCGTACTCGTGATGAAATCTCCGGTGTGAGACAG GTGCGTGATCCAATTGAAAGGGTGCGAAAGTTGCTCTTATCTCATGACATAGCTACCGAAAAAGAGCTAAAG GACATGGAGAAAGAGATAAGGAAAGAAGTAGATGATGCCGTAGCTCAAGCCAAG GAGAGCCCGGTACCAGACTCATCTGAGCTATTCACAAACATGTACGTGAAAGACTGCGGAGTTGAG TCGTTTGGAGCAGACCGAAAAGATCTCAAAGTAACACTTCCATAA